The Cupriavidus nantongensis genome has a segment encoding these proteins:
- a CDS encoding acetoin dehydrogenase dihydrolipoyllysine-residue acetyltransferase subunit, translated as MATPAITPIVMPKWGLSMKEGTVNAWLVDEGTEITVGMPILDVETDKIANAVEAPDAGTLRRKVAQAGDVLPVKALLGVLAPAEVSDAQIDEYVAAYETPADDGGDEDAAAAYQFAEVDGIRVRYARKGDGAQTVLFIHGFGGDLDNWLFNLDPLADAYTVVALDLPGHGQSSPRLAGTTLAQMAGFVARFMDETGIDAAHLVGHSMGGGVAAQLAVDAPQRVLSVALVSPVGFGEAVNSDYTEGFVKAQSRRELKPVVELLFADPGLVSRQMLDDLLRYKRLDGVDEALTALGQGLFGGGRQSEQPGQRLADSGKRVLVVWGGQDRIIPAHHAEAAPPGASVKVFADAGHMSQMEKANDFNALLKTHLAG; from the coding sequence ATGGCCACGCCTGCAATCACCCCGATCGTGATGCCCAAGTGGGGCCTGTCGATGAAGGAGGGCACCGTCAATGCCTGGCTGGTCGACGAAGGCACCGAGATCACCGTGGGCATGCCGATCCTCGATGTGGAAACCGACAAGATCGCCAACGCGGTGGAGGCGCCCGACGCCGGCACGCTGCGCCGCAAGGTGGCGCAGGCCGGCGACGTGCTGCCGGTCAAGGCGCTGCTTGGCGTGCTGGCTCCTGCGGAGGTGAGCGATGCGCAGATCGATGAATACGTGGCGGCTTATGAAACGCCGGCGGACGATGGCGGCGACGAGGATGCCGCCGCCGCGTACCAGTTCGCCGAGGTCGACGGCATCCGGGTCCGCTATGCCCGCAAGGGCGATGGTGCCCAGACCGTGCTCTTCATCCACGGCTTTGGCGGTGACCTGGACAACTGGCTGTTCAACCTCGACCCCCTGGCCGACGCGTACACCGTGGTGGCGCTTGACCTGCCCGGCCACGGACAGTCGTCGCCGCGGCTCGCGGGCACGACGCTGGCGCAGATGGCCGGCTTTGTAGCGCGCTTCATGGATGAGACCGGGATCGACGCGGCGCATCTGGTCGGCCATTCGATGGGCGGCGGCGTGGCCGCGCAGCTGGCGGTGGATGCGCCGCAGCGGGTGCTGTCGGTGGCGCTGGTGTCGCCGGTGGGCTTCGGCGAAGCCGTCAACAGCGACTATACCGAGGGCTTCGTCAAGGCGCAGTCGCGGCGCGAGCTCAAGCCCGTGGTCGAACTGCTGTTCGCCGACCCGGGGCTGGTCAGCCGGCAGATGCTCGACGACCTGTTGCGCTACAAGCGGCTCGATGGCGTCGACGAGGCCCTGACCGCGCTGGGTCAAGGCCTGTTCGGCGGCGGCCGGCAGAGCGAGCAACCGGGCCAGCGCCTGGCCGACAGCGGCAAGCGCGTGCTGGTGGTGTGGGGCGGCCAGGATCGCATCATCCCCGCCCACCATGCCGAAGCCGCACCGCCGGGGGCCAGCGTCAAGGTCTTTGCGGATGCCGGCCACATGAGCCAGATGGAGAAGGCCAACGACTTCAATGCGCTGCTGAAGACCCACCTGGCCGGCTGA
- a CDS encoding carboxymuconolactone decarboxylase family protein, producing MTTDLKTRLAEINKQFGALGQAQPGAMSAFQGVMKAATQQGSLPAEIKELVAVALAVQKGCDDCVLFHTSQALRHRASREQLAEVLAVNIEMGGGPGAMYAAKALAYFDALNA from the coding sequence ATGACCACAGACCTGAAGACCCGCCTGGCGGAGATCAACAAGCAATTCGGCGCGCTCGGCCAGGCCCAGCCCGGCGCGATGAGCGCCTTCCAGGGCGTGATGAAGGCCGCCACGCAACAGGGCAGCCTGCCTGCCGAAATCAAGGAACTGGTGGCGGTCGCGCTGGCCGTGCAGAAGGGCTGCGACGACTGCGTGCTGTTCCACACCAGCCAGGCACTGCGCCATCGCGCGAGCCGCGAGCAACTGGCCGAAGTGCTGGCCGTCAATATCGAGATGGGTGGCGGCCCCGGCGCGATGTACGCGGCCAAGGCGCTGGCGTATTTCGATGCGCTCAATGCCTAG